From one Solanum lycopersicum chromosome 12, SLM_r2.1 genomic stretch:
- the LOC101247795 gene encoding CBS domain-containing protein CBSCBSPB3: MSSQVPPAPRRNSLVQKRNISTLKKSVNQSDTNPPTSQSQSKPSSPPHSSVAGERTVKKLRLSKALTIPEGTTVSEACRRMAARRIDAVLLTDANALLSGIVTDKDIATRVIAEELRPEQTIISKVMTRNPIFVAADSSAIEALQKMVQGKFRHLPVVENGEVIALLDITKCLFDAISRMEKAAEQGSAIAAAVEGVERQWGNNFSAPSAFIETLRELIFKPSLSAIVSENTKVAIVCPSDPVYVAAKKMRELRVNSALITVGNKIQGILTSKDILMRVVAQNLSPELTLVEKVMTSNPECATLETTILEALHIMHDGKFLHLPIIDRDGCVVACIDVLQITHAAISMVENSSGAVNEMANTMMQKFWDSALNLEPPDDYDSLSEMSMSQLMMSEGAEAGKSGYPLLGLGNTFAFKFVDLKGRVNRFNFGSESLLELVTAVVQRLGAVDEQNRPQLLYEDDEGDKVLLTTDSDLVGAISHARSLGLKVLRLHLDYSDVKAVQGLSSPSVENDGWGSVRMGIFAGAVVLTSVGVLAYLKRTNTW, encoded by the exons ATGAGTAGTCAAGTGCCTCCAGCGCCCAGGCGCAATAGTTTGGTACAGAAACGAAACATTTCAACTTTGAAGAAATCTGTCAATCAATCTGACACAAATCCTCCTACTAGCCAGAGCCAGAGCAAGCCTTCTTCTCCACCTCACTC GTCCGTTGCTGGGGAGAGAACAGTGAAAAAGCTAAGGTTATCCAAGGCACTGACAATTCCGGAGGGCACCACTGTGTCCGAGGCATGTCGGCGGATGGCAGCCAGACGAATTGATGCCGTTCTACTGACTGATGCAAACGCCTTACTCTCTGGCATAGTAACTGACAAG GATATTGCAACTAGGGTTATAGCTGAGGAGTTGAGGCCTGAGCAAACAATTATTTCGAAGGTCATGACCAGGAACCCCATTTTTGTGGCTGCAGATTCATCGGCTATTGAAGCCCTTCAGAAGATGGTGCAAG GTAAATTCCGCCACCTTCCTGTTGTGGAAAATGGTGAAGTTATAGCATTGCTGGATATCACAAAATGCCTTTTTGATGCTATATCAAGGATGGAGAAGGCTGCAGAACAGGGAAGTGCAATTGCTGCAGCTGTTGAAGGAGTTGAACGACAGTGGGGGAACAACTTCTCGG CTCCATCTGCATTTATAGAAACCCTGCGGGAGCTGATATTCAAGCCCTCTTTGTCAGCCATTGTTTCTGAAAATACCAA GGTAGCAATAGTATGCCCCTCAGATCCTGTGTATGTTGCTGCTAAGAAGATGCGAGAATTACGGGTCAACTCAGCTTTAATTACTGTTGGAAACAAAATTCAAGGGATATTAAC CTCAAAAGATATTCTTATGCGTGTTGTAGCACAAAATCTATCCCCTGAGCTGACACTGGTGGAAAAG GTAATGACCTCAAACCCTGAATGCGCAACACTAGAGACAACGATACTTGAAGCTCTGCATATAATGCATGATGGGAAGTTTCTACACCTTCCTATTATAGATAGAG ATGGATGTGTTGTCGCCTGCATAGATGTATTGCAGATAACTCATGCAGCTATATCTATG GTGGAGAACAGCTCAGGTGCTGTCAATGAAATGGCCAATACTATGATGCAGAAGTTTTGGGATTCGGCACTTAACCTGGAGCCACCTGACGATTATGATTCTCTCAG TGAGATGTCTATGTCTCAATTGATGATGTCAGAAGGGGCAGAAGCAGGAAAATCTGGATATCCATTATTGGGTCTTGGAAATACATTTGCTTTCAAATTTGTTGACCTTAAAGGTCGTGTCAACAGATTTAATTTTG GCTCAGAGAGCTTACTGGAGCTTGTCACTGCGGTTGTGCAAAGGTTAGGTGCAGTAGATGAACAAAATCGTCCTCAACTTTTG TATGAAGATGATGAAGGCGATAAAGTTCTGCTGACAACTGATAGTGATCTTGTAGGTGCAATTAGCCACGCCAGATCACTAGGACTAAAG GTCTTAAGATTGCATCTAGATTATTCTGATGTAAAAGCAGTGCAAGGATTGAGTAGTCCCTCTGTAGAGAATGATGGATGGGGTTCAGTGCGCATGGGGATTTTTGCAGGTGCTGTTGTGCTAACTAGTGTTGGTGTATTGGCCTATTTGAAGCGCACCAATACATGGTAA